In Candidatus Contubernalis alkalaceticus, the genomic window GGGACCAAATTCGAGAAAACAATCCCAATGCACTGCTGTGTATCATAAGGGGTGCCTCTGCACGGGATGTTTTTATCCTAAAGGTTACTCAACAGCCCAGGGTAGCGGTATTTCTTACAGACCTCCTGGAACAAAATATTATGAATGGGAGGGCTCCCCGGGTCACTGCTTCTAATTACTGGTTTCAGTACCACACCCGGGGGATTAGTCCGGTGGTGCCCATCATAGAACTTACCGGTACAGAAGATGAAAAAACAGGAATTATTTTAGCCGGTTTGGCCGTGGTGGATGAAAGAGGAAGGATGAGAGGTTCTATAACGGATAATGAAACCATCATGTATATGCTTTTAACTGATAATATTCAGCGGGGCCGAATCTATACAAAAATAGATTTTGCAGAACAGAAGGACAGGTTAATTACTGCATTTATCCAAAAAAACTCTTCTAAAGTGAATACAAAAATTGTCAATGATAAGCCGGTAATAAATATAAATATGGAAATTTCCATAGACGGACTGGACGCGGACCTTTATTTGGATACCCATCTAAAAGGCGAAGTATTCAGCGGGTTGGAACAGGCCCTGGCCCGGAATATTCAGGGGAACGTGCTGAGAGTTTTGAAAAAAACTCAAGGCTGGGAATCGGATATAATGGGTTTGGGCCAACATGTCCGGGTTCAGAATGCCCGTTGGTTCAAGGGAATAGATTGGCCTAAGGAATATGGGGAAAGTGAAATCCATGTGGAGGTGTCCGTAAAAATAAAACGGATGATGGATATATTAAATCCCAATTATTAAACTTTTTCCAATCTTTCTGGTATAATTTAATCAGGTAAAAAAGGTAGGAAAGTCATGGGAGTCCATCCCGGCTTTTTTAAGATGAAACAAGGGGGATTTATATGCAGATTACGGTAAAACTCTTTGCTACCCTGCGGGAGGGGCGTTTTAAAGTTTCTTCTCTGGAGGTTGAGGCAGAAACCCCATTGGCACAGGTGGCAGATCAATTAAAGATTCCTCGGGAGGAATTGGCTTTGATATTGGTAAACGGCAGGGATGCTTCATTGGACCATGTAATGAAAGAGGGAGATACTTTATCTCTTTTTCCACCGGTGGGAGGGGGATAAGAATGGAGGATTTGGCAGGATATTTGCATTCCCGGGCAGATGCGGGACATTTACCGTGGACGGTTCAGGTGGAGGCGGCTCAAAAATATTCCCATACCTTAGGTCAGGTGGAGGAAACGGCTTTAAGGGAAGGCCTGCTGCCCTTCCGCTATCTAAGAAATGGAAGCACTATATCCCCGAAGCAGCAGCTGCGGCTGTTTCAAAGCAGAGTTACCGTGGTGGGGTGCGGCGGCCTGGGGGGCTATGTCATAGAAGAACTGTCCCGCCTGGGAGTAGGTAGGCTGACCGTCATTGACCACGATATTTTTGAGGAGCACAATCTGAATCGGCAGCTTTTTTCCAACATGGAGACTCTGGACCGGTCCAAAGTCAGCGCCGCTGTGGAAAGAATAAAATTGATAAACCCGGCGGTCACCGTAAAAGGAATAGAGGGAAAGTTTAGTAAAATAAAAGGCCCTGAAATGATTTTAGATTCACAGGTGGTGGCTGATGCTTTGGACGGTATTTCCATCCGATTGGAGCTGGCGGAGGTCTGTAAACAGTTGAAAGTCCCTCTGGTCCACGGAGCCATTGCAGGATGGTATGGTCAGGTACTCACTCAATTCCCTGGGGAAAACTCTCTGGAGACCCTTTACGGAAAAAGTATAGTTGACAAAGGGAGGGAAAAGGAACTGGGAAACCTACCCTTTACCCCTGCGTTGGTAGCCAGCCTTCAGGCTGCGGAGGTTTGTAAGGTGCTGCTTAACGTGGGGTCTTTACTCCGGGGAAGAGTGCTGTACATCGACTTGTTGGATATGGAATTTGAAGAGGTGCCGTTATAATTACTTTTCTTTTGATTAAAAACAAAATACGTCATATAAAGTCCATTGTATTGAATCTTCAAAGCAGGCCGGCAGGCCTGCTTTTTGCATTTACCGCTTTCTTCTTTCCTTTTCAGCTCTTTTTGGGGATATTGTATAACCAGCATGATAATTCAGCGGGAAGGCCGTTACGATTACCTTAAACGAATTTTTGTTGAGACTGGCTGAACCGGGAATTGAACCCATTACAATTAAAAAATTTGCATAATTATGATGGCAGAAGGCATAGATTAGAAGGTTTTGTTGTTTTAGGAGTCGAAATATTACAAGGGGTGGTTTTAAATGTCTGAAATGTTCAAATCAAAACTATTTAGGGCTGCAGTCTGGATACTGCTGGTATTCTTAATAATATTGGTAGGAACGCAGATTTTTTTTGTGTTTGTTCCTTTGGTGATTATTTTTCAAACGTTGTTTTTCCCCTTTTTGATTGCCGGGTTCCTGTATTTTCTAACTAATCCCTTTGTGGATTGGTTAGAAAGAAAAAGGATTCCCCGTGGGCTGTCAATTTTACTCATATATTTAGCTTTTTTTGGTATAATCGCCCTTTTAGCAGTCATTACCGGGCCTATTTTACAGAGGGAATTTACCCGGCTCTTAAATGATGCTCCGGAGATTTTAAATGAGTTCCAAAAAATACTGGTTTCTCTGCAGGACCATCCCCTTATTGTCAGGCTGATGGAAGAGGACCCGGGACAGATAGAAAACATTGCTCAATGGCTCACCGATTCCTTGAACCATTTATTTGTTCTGGTTGTTAACAGCACTTTTTCTGTTTTTGAATTTGCTGCTGATTTATTGCTGTCCATCGTTATCATCCCTTTTATTTTATTCTACATGCTCAGGGACGGACGTCAATGGCCTCAGGTTTTTTATCGGTACCTTCCGGAAGATCATGCGGAGGATATTAAAACTACTATGGAAAAGATAGGAAGTGCCATTAGTTCTTATATTCAGGGATTATTTGTTGTCTGTATCTGTGTGGGGGTGTTGGTTTATATAGGCTATCAAATCATCGGACTAAACTATCCACTGCTTTTAGCCAGTTTTGCCATGTTTACCAATGTAATACCCTTTGTGGGCCCCATCATAGGAACAGTGCCAGGAATAATTGTAGCAATTATTCATTCTCCTCTGATGATTTTCAAAGTGTTGGTTGTGGTGGTAGTAGTTCAGCAGGTGGAAAGCCTTTTAATTTCTCCACAGGTTATGGGGAAAAAACTAGCCGTAGGCCCCCTGTCAATCATACTGGTAATCCTGGTAGCAGGCAGCATGGCAGGACTTTTGGGAATGATACTGGCGCTGCCTACTTTTGTGATTTTAAGAATTATCACCAATCATATTTATAACTTAGCCAAATCCACAAAAAAGGCATAGATTCATTACCTGTATAATAAAAAGAGTATCGCTTACTTTTTTTAAGTAGAGAGCGATACTCTCTTTTTTGATAATAGCAGGAAATGATCAGTTATGTCGACAAAATTAGATTATTGTCCTGTACTTAAGCCTTTAGCAGTTTCTTCTGCACCTAAATGATTACGCCAAACAAAATGGGCATTGAGACATTCACGGTACATCAGTATACGATAATAAAATCCCAACACTAAACCAAACTTTTCTTCCTTACCATAGTGTGAAATCCCTTTTAGATGTGGGGTTTTAAGCGGTAGATCCCAGTGTTCCGTCAGCCGGGTCATGAAAACTTCTACTCCGAAACGGCACCAGTCAAGATCTGGAAGCTGGGATATGAACCACCCGGATAGGCCCCTCTGTCCGTTTGTTATACTGATAAAGCGCTGTACCAGATCTACATTTTTCCTGCCCTGTACAAACCTTCCCACAGTCATTGCTGTTTTTGGGTCTTCCATCAGTGGATCTAATAATTGATCCAAATGCTCGTGTTTTAGATTGATTAAATCAGCATCAAGAAAAAGCCAGTAATCTGCAGGCCCGGCATGATTAATACCTGTCTGCAGGGCAGCTCCCTTCCCCCGGTTTATTTTATGGGATACTACCTGCACCGGGTATTGCTGGGCTTTTATTTTAGTATCATCAACGGAACCGTCATCAATTATCACAACTTCTGCTTTTCGATTATAACTGCAGACAATATCCAAAACAGGTTCAATTCTTTTTCCTTCATTAAGCGCAGGAATAAGGATAACTATTTCTTTGGTCATTTTTTTCTCCTCTTATTATTATTATTATTATTATTGTAAAGCAATACCTCATTTGAAGGCGTAAAAATCACCCTGGAGGTATGGATGTTTATGTTGGATAGGTTTACTTTGTCTTTAGTATAACTATAGGGTATTATGTAAACTAAGTCAATGTAATTCATTTACAACTCTTTGACTGATTTATCCAAACTTTTTTTAAAATTTACTTTCTTCCTTTAAAAAAGTCTTGAATATGGTTATTCACCCTCAAGGAAAAGGAGAGGGTTAACAGTATTTCTTAAATTTCACCCCTTGGGGTGATATCTTTAGCAGGCCTAGTAACTTTATGATTATAGTAAATAGGTCACCTTAGAGTTTCTTTAATTTCAGTTTCAAAAGATAAGTATTTTTTGAAAAAAAATTGTAGTATTATTAGCAAAGAATGGGAGGAAGCAAATGGGCAAAACGCAGGAATTGATATCTTCGGAGGAGGGCCGCAGGCAGTTGGATGCCTTTCGTAAGAAAAGAAGGGCCTGGGCCTGGATTTTTTTCTTTATACTGGTTCCGATTATCTTTGTGGTCATTTGGATTTCTCATCCTGAGGAAGGACTTTCAATAGAGGTGGTATACAGCTTAATGGGTTTTGTGGTTGTTACCGGATTTTTGGCTTTAATTACTTCAAAGGGTGCCAATCGGGGTTGGCAGGGAACTTTGGTGGACAAATACGTCAAAGAAGTTAGAGTTAATCGGGGGGAATATGTGGAAATGGTTCCCAGGAATTATCTGATATTTAGAACAGACCAGGGGAAAATGAGAAAAATAACAGTGCCTGCCGGTTTGCTTCATTACTTTAAAAAAGGGGATCGGGCAGTAAAGATTAAGGGCTTTGAATACCCAGAGAAAATTGACCGGGATGGAAAGCAACAGATTTGCATAACCTGTGGATCCATATTTAACGCCGGGGAGGATAAATGCTCTCGCTGCAAAAGCCCGGCCATTAACCCCAATCACTTTATATAAAGGAAGGAAAGAATCATTATGACTTTCTGGAGACAGCTGGGGATTACCGTGGTGGTTACTCTGATTACTATGGGATTTTTTTTGGGGTTATTATGTATTGTCTTGAAGATTACTTCACCTTATTTAAGTAAAGAGCTGCTGTATTAAGGATAGCATTGTTTGTTTATATAATATATTAAGAGGAGACTGCTCATGAAAAAAATACTGAATTATTGTGAAAAATGCGGCTCATCTCTGGAAAAACAGGACAGCTTCTGCCAGGGGTGCGGCCACCCCTTTGCTATGGCAGAGGTAGATGCCCGGGATGAAGAAACGGGATATGCTGTTGGCAAGGGAGGATCCATTTCCTGGGAAACGCAAATTTCTCTTTTAACCAATCCCTTGGTAGTAAAACAGTTTGTCATGGCGATATTGTTTTCCGGCCTTTTTATGGCTTTGTTTCTTTCTTTCCTTTTACTGGTTACGGGGGAACCGGAGGGTATCCCTGGTATACTGGTGGGAACTTTAATTGCGGTGTCGGTGTTAGGGGTTCTGATGCTTTTGGCCATCCTTTTGGTTTTCAGAGGCCGGTTTCAGGTACGCTTCACCGTGGACCATAAAGGAGTGCTGTGGGAAACTATAGATAAGAGGGCTAAAACCGGCAGCCGCCTGGCAGTAGTGTTAGGGATTTTGGGGCGCAGCCTCCCCGCCGCCGGTGCTGGGACCCTGGCCATGTCCCGGGAAAAGGAGTTTGTGAGTTGGAAGGAAATGAACCGCGCTGAATATAATCAGAATCAGACCATGATTACTCTACGAAATAGCTGGAGGCCGGTGATGATGTTGGTCTGTACTACGGACAATTACGACATGGTGGTTGATTTTGTAAAGGGAAAATTTCAAACCACTGAAGAAGCAGAAGCCCTCTCCCAGAAGAGGAAAAGCCCACTTCCTAAACTACTTTTTAGGACATTCCTGGTACTATTGGCGTCTGCGCAGGTTTTTCTTCTCCCTTATCCCTTTGATATGGATATTTTTATTCCACTGCTTATGCTGTTATTCGCCCTGGCTACCGTTTGGCTGGTGCCCTTCATGGGGTATGTGGTAATTGGTTGTGCATTTTTTATAGCATTGGAAATATTGCTCATCAGCCTGGAGGTTAAAGAAAGCATGTTTTCTTCCCTGGGCACGTATCACAACTATGAAATATTTAGCGGTGATGATTGGTTTGTCCTTTTCTTGGCCTTTGCCGGCCTGGCTTACCTGGTCTGGTTTTCCTGGCGTTCTATCCGGGGAAAGATACTTCCCGCCTTATTTGAAGATTAGGTTTTAGTTTAAGGAAAAGGATGATTATATTGGACATTGTCAATGAAAAAATTGAAGTAAATTTCCCCATGGCATCCCGGTGGAAAAGGGTATGGGCCTTTCTAGTGGATATGGTTATTGCCGGGCTGATCTCTACTACCGGTTCGCTTTTTGGTATATATGTAATTTTTAAACTTATGTCATTTCAGGAAGTAGAATTCTTACACGGTTTTGGCGAGGGATCCGTTTTTATCTACTTCCTGGTCATGATGCTCAGTTATATATGGTTTATTGCCTACATCCTCCTTCGGGACTCCTTTGGGAAGGGACAGAGTTTTGGAAAAAGATTATTTGGTTTAAAGGTAATCAAACTGGATAACGGCCTTTCCTGTAGTCCTGGAGATTCATTTATGCGCAATTTACCCGGTTTTGGTTTTATTCTTTTAAACTATTTTTTACCTATCTTTACTTTTCCATTTCTGCTGATAGAACCTGTAACAATATTTAGAAGTTTGAAAGGACAGCGTATTGGAGACTGCTGGGCTCGAACTCAGGTGATTGATATAAAACAGCATAAATAATTTTTTTCTGGGCTTCTGTAATAACAGGAAATCAAGGAATATAGTAGAATAATGTTAAAATTTACTGAGTGGAAGAGTTAAATATTATTATTTTATAATTTCAATATTTTCCCAGGCCACTCTGTCACCCTCTTCGTTGTAAAGGGTGAAATAAAGAACACGTTTGGGGAAATATTTTTTTGTAACATAAAATACTTGAAAATAACCCTTTTTTTCTTCCCCTATAAATTTAGTAGTGAGGAAGCGGAAATATCCCCTCAATACTCGAAAATTTATAACTATTATTATCATGCTCTCTTTCATTTCTTCCGGAAGGGGGATATTGTTATTAGGAATTTCTAAATGGGAAAGCTTAGCTGATAGTTCTTCATGGTCAAGGTATAAATAAAATTCAGGATCATTATAGTAA contains:
- a CDS encoding Ger(x)C family spore germination protein; translated protein: MKKIVALFLLLFFFCAGGCWDWRIIDQQAILFGIGIDPVETDPEVFRFTFVNPTFTPEAEDIRVINMVTGFSLDQALMNLQHQKDQRPAIGKVNILLFSEEIARNGGMHKIMRQWDQIRENNPNALLCIIRGASARDVFILKVTQQPRVAVFLTDLLEQNIMNGRAPRVTASNYWFQYHTRGISPVVPIIELTGTEDEKTGIILAGLAVVDERGRMRGSITDNETIMYMLLTDNIQRGRIYTKIDFAEQKDRLITAFIQKNSSKVNTKIVNDKPVININMEISIDGLDADLYLDTHLKGEVFSGLEQALARNIQGNVLRVLKKTQGWESDIMGLGQHVRVQNARWFKGIDWPKEYGESEIHVEVSVKIKRMMDILNPNY
- a CDS encoding MoaD/ThiS family protein, coding for MQITVKLFATLREGRFKVSSLEVEAETPLAQVADQLKIPREELALILVNGRDASLDHVMKEGDTLSLFPPVGGG
- a CDS encoding HesA/MoeB/ThiF family protein; its protein translation is MEDLAGYLHSRADAGHLPWTVQVEAAQKYSHTLGQVEETALREGLLPFRYLRNGSTISPKQQLRLFQSRVTVVGCGGLGGYVIEELSRLGVGRLTVIDHDIFEEHNLNRQLFSNMETLDRSKVSAAVERIKLINPAVTVKGIEGKFSKIKGPEMILDSQVVADALDGISIRLELAEVCKQLKVPLVHGAIAGWYGQVLTQFPGENSLETLYGKSIVDKGREKELGNLPFTPALVASLQAAEVCKVLLNVGSLLRGRVLYIDLLDMEFEEVPL
- a CDS encoding AI-2E family transporter; the encoded protein is MSEMFKSKLFRAAVWILLVFLIILVGTQIFFVFVPLVIIFQTLFFPFLIAGFLYFLTNPFVDWLERKRIPRGLSILLIYLAFFGIIALLAVITGPILQREFTRLLNDAPEILNEFQKILVSLQDHPLIVRLMEEDPGQIENIAQWLTDSLNHLFVLVVNSTFSVFEFAADLLLSIVIIPFILFYMLRDGRQWPQVFYRYLPEDHAEDIKTTMEKIGSAISSYIQGLFVVCICVGVLVYIGYQIIGLNYPLLLASFAMFTNVIPFVGPIIGTVPGIIVAIIHSPLMIFKVLVVVVVVQQVESLLISPQVMGKKLAVGPLSIILVILVAGSMAGLLGMILALPTFVILRIITNHIYNLAKSTKKA
- a CDS encoding glycosyltransferase family 2 protein yields the protein MTKEIVILIPALNEGKRIEPVLDIVCSYNRKAEVVIIDDGSVDDTKIKAQQYPVQVVSHKINRGKGAALQTGINHAGPADYWLFLDADLINLKHEHLDQLLDPLMEDPKTAMTVGRFVQGRKNVDLVQRFISITNGQRGLSGWFISQLPDLDWCRFGVEVFMTRLTEHWDLPLKTPHLKGISHYGKEEKFGLVLGFYYRILMYRECLNAHFVWRNHLGAEETAKGLSTGQ
- a CDS encoding zinc ribbon domain-containing protein; amino-acid sequence: MKKILNYCEKCGSSLEKQDSFCQGCGHPFAMAEVDARDEETGYAVGKGGSISWETQISLLTNPLVVKQFVMAILFSGLFMALFLSFLLLVTGEPEGIPGILVGTLIAVSVLGVLMLLAILLVFRGRFQVRFTVDHKGVLWETIDKRAKTGSRLAVVLGILGRSLPAAGAGTLAMSREKEFVSWKEMNRAEYNQNQTMITLRNSWRPVMMLVCTTDNYDMVVDFVKGKFQTTEEAEALSQKRKSPLPKLLFRTFLVLLASAQVFLLPYPFDMDIFIPLLMLLFALATVWLVPFMGYVVIGCAFFIALEILLISLEVKESMFSSLGTYHNYEIFSGDDWFVLFLAFAGLAYLVWFSWRSIRGKILPALFED
- a CDS encoding RDD family protein; the protein is MDIVNEKIEVNFPMASRWKRVWAFLVDMVIAGLISTTGSLFGIYVIFKLMSFQEVEFLHGFGEGSVFIYFLVMMLSYIWFIAYILLRDSFGKGQSFGKRLFGLKVIKLDNGLSCSPGDSFMRNLPGFGFILLNYFLPIFTFPFLLIEPVTIFRSLKGQRIGDCWARTQVIDIKQHK